One genomic window of Deinococcus sp. Leaf326 includes the following:
- a CDS encoding ABC transporter permease, with protein sequence MGSYLIRRILRTVLVMLGISLVVFVFVRSIPGDPAVALLGERATAESAAALREQLGLNKPWFFNLQNPLDAQYPKYIVALLQGDLGQGIQSNIPVSSELKVRFPATAELSLWAMLFALIVGMPAGILAALRRNSIWDNLATTISLVGVSMPVFWLGLLLSYFFAVKLGWLPPSARLGNETDLQPVTGLYVLDGFLRGQPAASWDAVRHLILPAIALGSIPLAIVARITRSSLLDVLGQDYVRTARAKGLAGSRVVIKHALRNALLPVVTVIGLQAGALLGGAVLTETIFSWPGLGSWIYDAISLRDYPIIQGGVIFAALIVSVTNLLVDLSYATLDPRIQYR encoded by the coding sequence TTGGGCAGTTACCTGATCCGCCGCATTCTGCGGACCGTGCTGGTCATGCTGGGCATCAGCCTGGTCGTGTTCGTGTTCGTGCGCTCGATTCCCGGCGACCCGGCCGTCGCGCTGCTAGGAGAGCGCGCCACCGCCGAATCGGCCGCCGCCCTGCGTGAGCAGCTGGGGCTCAACAAGCCCTGGTTCTTCAACCTGCAGAATCCGCTCGACGCCCAGTATCCCAAGTACATCGTCGCGCTTCTTCAGGGCGACCTGGGCCAAGGCATCCAGAGCAACATCCCGGTGAGCAGCGAACTGAAGGTGCGCTTTCCGGCCACGGCCGAGCTGAGCCTGTGGGCGATGCTGTTCGCGCTCATTGTGGGGATGCCCGCCGGAATTCTGGCGGCGCTACGCCGCAACAGCATCTGGGACAACCTCGCCACCACCATCAGCCTGGTGGGCGTGAGTATGCCGGTGTTCTGGCTCGGCCTCCTGCTCTCCTACTTCTTCGCCGTCAAACTCGGCTGGCTGCCGCCCTCGGCGCGGCTGGGCAACGAGACCGACCTGCAACCGGTGACAGGCCTGTACGTCCTCGACGGCTTTTTGCGCGGGCAGCCCGCCGCTTCGTGGGACGCCGTGCGTCACCTGATCCTGCCGGCCATCGCGCTGGGCAGCATTCCACTGGCCATCGTCGCCCGCATCACGCGCAGCAGCCTGCTCGACGTGCTGGGGCAGGACTACGTGCGTACCGCCCGCGCCAAGGGGCTGGCCGGCAGCCGCGTGGTCATCAAGCACGCGCTGCGCAACGCCCTGCTGCCGGTCGTGACCGTCATTGGGCTTCAGGCCGGCGCGCTGCTCGGCGGGGCCGTCCTCACCGAGACGATCTTTTCGTGGCCGGGGCTGGGCTCGTGGATCTACGACGCCATCAGCCTGCGCGACTACCCGATCATCCAGGGGGGCGTGATCTTCGCGGCGCTCATCGTCAGCGTGACCAACCTGCTCGTGGACCTGAGCTACGCCACCCTCGACCCCCGGATCCAGTACCGATGA
- a CDS encoding ABC transporter substrate-binding protein: MKKLLLTTALLAALPSASAAGTLVFGGNGEPVSLESGNITDGISILVQRQIYDTLVDFKDGTTDLVPGLATSWSSNAAATSWTFKLRPGVKFHDGTPLNADAVVFNLSRWWDKAHPYGFRNQGRTYEIVGDLLGGFKGDSTAVIKNIVKVNDTTVRVDLNKASSVFPNVIAAGYFGIASPTAIKKDGAKYGTPASTPVGTGPFIFQSWRTGDRVTLKANTAYWGTKAKVDTVVIRSIKDASQRLNELKAGTIDFANDLTPDSLKSVQGDKNLVAVKRPSFNVGFLSLNNRNQYLKNSQVRQAISMAINKKAIVNAFWNGLGTSNASFLPPVLAWANSGKVPADYKYDPAAAKKMLAAAGYPNGFSVDLWYMPVSRPYFPNPKPIAEAIAADLSAIGVKVNLKTEDWAKYLEDRNKAPGFDMYMIGWTGDYGDPDNFYGAYYGPNGSSDIGWNSITVQNLLEQGRAATTQAAKAKAYSQLHEFTYNAAYRLPMVHSQPLAAARTYVKGWVPSPLGSEAFNSISVVGK, encoded by the coding sequence ATGAAGAAACTGCTGCTGACGACCGCCCTGCTCGCCGCGCTGCCCAGCGCCTCTGCCGCCGGAACCCTGGTGTTCGGGGGCAACGGCGAACCCGTGAGCCTGGAATCGGGCAACATCACCGACGGCATCTCGATTCTGGTCCAGCGCCAGATCTACGACACCCTGGTGGACTTCAAGGACGGCACCACCGACCTCGTGCCCGGTCTGGCGACCTCGTGGAGCTCGAACGCGGCCGCCACGAGCTGGACCTTCAAGCTGCGCCCCGGCGTCAAGTTCCACGACGGCACCCCCCTGAACGCCGACGCCGTGGTGTTCAACCTCTCGCGCTGGTGGGACAAGGCGCACCCCTACGGCTTCCGCAACCAGGGCCGCACCTACGAGATCGTGGGCGACCTGCTGGGCGGCTTCAAGGGTGACTCGACGGCCGTCATCAAGAACATCGTCAAGGTGAACGACACCACCGTGCGCGTGGACCTGAACAAGGCCAGCAGCGTGTTCCCCAACGTGATCGCCGCCGGCTACTTCGGCATCGCCTCGCCCACGGCCATCAAGAAGGACGGAGCCAAGTACGGCACGCCCGCCAGCACCCCGGTCGGCACCGGCCCCTTCATCTTCCAGAGCTGGCGCACCGGCGACCGCGTGACCCTCAAGGCGAACACGGCGTACTGGGGCACCAAGGCCAAGGTGGACACGGTCGTCATCCGTTCGATCAAGGACGCCTCGCAGCGCCTGAACGAACTGAAGGCCGGCACCATCGACTTCGCCAACGACCTGACCCCGGACAGCCTGAAGTCGGTGCAGGGTGACAAGAACCTCGTGGCCGTCAAGCGCCCGAGCTTCAACGTGGGCTTCCTGAGCCTCAACAACCGCAACCAGTACCTGAAGAACAGCCAGGTCCGGCAGGCCATCAGCATGGCCATCAACAAGAAGGCCATCGTGAACGCCTTCTGGAACGGCCTGGGCACCAGCAACGCCAGCTTCCTGCCGCCCGTGCTGGCCTGGGCCAACAGCGGCAAGGTGCCGGCCGACTACAAGTACGACCCCGCCGCCGCCAAGAAGATGCTGGCCGCCGCCGGCTATCCCAACGGCTTTTCGGTGGACCTGTGGTACATGCCGGTCAGCCGCCCGTACTTCCCCAACCCCAAGCCCATCGCCGAGGCCATCGCGGCCGACCTCTCGGCCATCGGCGTGAAGGTCAACCTCAAGACCGAGGACTGGGCCAAGTACCTCGAAGACCGCAACAAGGCCCCCGGCTTCGACATGTACATGATCGGCTGGACGGGCGACTACGGCGACCCGGACAACTTCTACGGCGCCTACTACGGCCCCAACGGGTCGAGCGACATCGGCTGGAACTCGATCACGGTGCAGAATCTCCTCGAGCAGGGCCGCGCCGCGACCACCCAGGCCGCCAAGGCCAAGGCCTACTCGCAGCTGCACGAGTTCACCTACAACGCGGCCTACCGCCTGCCGATGGTGCACAGCCAGCCGCTGGCCGCCGCGCGTACCTACGTCAAGGGCTGGGTGCCCAGCCCCCTGGGCAGCGAAGCCTTCAACTCCATCAGCGTCGTCGGCAAGTAA
- the recQ gene encoding DNA helicase RecQ, with product MTAAPPSLTRRALDVLQSVWGYGEFRGVQGEIVEQVAGGGDALVLMPTGGGKSLCYQLPSLLRDGVGVVVSPLIALMKDQVDTLRQLGVRAAFLNSTLSPEGAREVESALLAGELDLLYVAPERLLLPRTLDLLERAPVALFAVDEAHCVSQWGHDFRPEYQGLGVLPARYPHIPRLALTATADDRTRADILRVLGLEDAPQFVSSFDRPNIQYRVANKEGPKTQLLDFIRAEHMGDAGIIYCLSRKSVEETAKWLQTQGVDAVAYHAGLSPRERNSAQERFLNEEGVIVVATVAFGMGIDKPNVRFVAHLDLPKSMEGYYQETGRAGRDGLPSTAWMVYGLADVVNVRRMLSQSDAPEEVKRVEAGKLDALLTYCEAATCRRQVLLAYFGEELPRPCGNCDVCLNPPQVRDMTREAQMALSAAIRTGNRYGAAYLTDVLLGNATEKVLGQGHQSLPTFGVGKVHGEKVWRGVLRQLVSLGYLTAGEHHGLSATGKARALLRGEESLLLREDALQPATRVRERGARAGAGAAPVAPADAPLFAALRAWRLERARALAVPPYVIFSDATLKGIAELRPGSHAALGTVSGVGTRKLADYGDEVLQVVRDHPADGAATRIPASATPAEQGARDNTAILDRLRGRPVAASPLLAAEAGLPPNPGAAPQVAEALRELRRELSRESGHSAFVVYPNAALEALAQAQPRTLGALRGVPGLGEKRIAAYGERIVDAVNTALGD from the coding sequence ATGACTGCCGCGCCCCCCTCCCTGACCCGCCGCGCCCTCGACGTTCTCCAGTCGGTGTGGGGCTACGGCGAGTTCCGGGGCGTGCAGGGCGAGATCGTCGAGCAGGTGGCCGGCGGCGGCGACGCCCTGGTCCTGATGCCGACCGGCGGCGGCAAGAGCTTGTGCTACCAGTTGCCCAGCCTGCTGCGCGACGGCGTGGGGGTGGTCGTCTCGCCCCTCATCGCCCTGATGAAGGACCAGGTGGATACCCTGCGACAGCTCGGCGTGCGGGCCGCCTTCCTGAACTCGACGCTGAGCCCCGAGGGCGCGCGCGAGGTCGAGTCGGCGCTGCTGGCTGGTGAACTCGACCTGCTGTACGTCGCCCCCGAGCGCCTGCTGCTGCCGCGCACGCTGGACCTGCTGGAGCGCGCTCCGGTGGCGCTGTTCGCCGTGGACGAGGCGCACTGCGTGTCGCAGTGGGGCCACGACTTCCGGCCCGAGTACCAGGGCCTGGGCGTGCTGCCCGCGCGGTATCCCCATATCCCGCGCTTGGCCCTGACCGCCACCGCCGACGACCGCACGCGCGCCGACATCCTGCGGGTGCTGGGGCTGGAGGACGCGCCGCAGTTCGTCTCTTCGTTCGACCGCCCCAACATTCAGTACCGGGTGGCGAACAAGGAGGGGCCCAAGACGCAGCTTCTGGATTTCATCCGCGCTGAGCATATGGGTGATGCGGGCATCATCTACTGCCTGTCGCGCAAGTCGGTCGAGGAGACGGCGAAGTGGCTCCAGACCCAGGGCGTGGACGCGGTGGCCTACCACGCGGGGCTCTCGCCGCGCGAGCGTAACTCGGCGCAGGAGCGCTTCCTGAACGAAGAAGGCGTCATCGTGGTCGCCACAGTCGCCTTCGGCATGGGCATCGACAAGCCCAACGTGCGCTTCGTCGCGCACCTCGACCTGCCCAAGAGCATGGAGGGCTACTACCAGGAGACGGGCCGCGCCGGGCGCGACGGCCTGCCCAGCACGGCCTGGATGGTCTACGGCCTGGCCGACGTGGTGAACGTGCGCCGGATGCTCTCGCAGAGCGACGCGCCCGAGGAGGTCAAGCGGGTTGAGGCGGGCAAGCTCGACGCCCTGCTGACCTACTGCGAGGCCGCGACCTGCCGCCGCCAGGTGCTGCTGGCCTATTTCGGCGAGGAACTGCCGCGGCCCTGCGGCAACTGCGACGTGTGCCTGAATCCTCCGCAGGTGCGCGACATGACCCGCGAGGCGCAGATGGCGCTGTCGGCTGCCATCCGCACCGGCAACCGCTACGGCGCCGCCTACCTGACCGACGTGCTGCTGGGCAACGCCACCGAGAAGGTGCTGGGCCAGGGCCACCAGAGTCTGCCGACCTTCGGGGTGGGCAAAGTGCACGGCGAGAAGGTCTGGCGCGGGGTGCTGCGCCAGCTCGTCAGCCTGGGCTACCTGACGGCGGGCGAACACCACGGCCTCTCGGCGACCGGCAAGGCGCGCGCCCTGTTGCGCGGCGAGGAGTCGCTGCTGCTGCGCGAGGACGCCCTGCAACCGGCGACCCGCGTGCGTGAACGCGGCGCCCGCGCCGGCGCCGGGGCGGCCCCGGTGGCCCCGGCCGACGCTCCGCTGTTCGCGGCGCTGCGCGCGTGGCGGCTAGAGCGGGCGCGCGCGCTGGCGGTGCCCCCCTACGTGATCTTCAGTGACGCGACCCTCAAGGGCATCGCCGAGCTGCGGCCCGGCAGCCACGCCGCGTTGGGCACCGTGAGCGGCGTAGGCACGCGCAAGCTGGCCGACTACGGCGACGAGGTGCTGCAGGTCGTGCGCGACCATCCGGCGGACGGTGCGGCAACCCGCATCCCTGCCAGTGCCACCCCCGCCGAGCAGGGCGCGCGGGACAACACGGCGATTCTGGACCGGTTGCGTGGACGTCCGGTCGCCGCCTCGCCACTGCTGGCGGCGGAGGCCGGTCTGCCCCCCAACCCCGGCGCCGCGCCGCAGGTGGCCGAGGCCCTGCGCGAGCTGCGGCGCGAGCTGTCGCGCGAGAGCGGGCACAGCGCCTTCGTGGTGTACCCGAACGCGGCGCTGGAGGCCCTGGCCCAGGCGCAGCCGCGCACACTGGGGGCGCTGCGGGGCGTACCGGGCCTAGGCGAAAAGCGCATCGCGGCCTATGGCGAGCGCATCGTGGACGCGGTGAACACGGCCCTGGGCGACTGA
- a CDS encoding DUF1622 domain-containing protein, whose product MNFIDQLETYVQLGARFVSHAAELAAAIIIAVAVAEALWRSLLVFARRDRDDDERKESLRLGLGRWLAVSLEFLLAADILLTAIAPSWEDIGKLGAIALIRTALNYFLQKETEAQAGRLDRQK is encoded by the coding sequence GTGAACTTCATAGATCAGCTCGAAACCTACGTGCAGCTCGGCGCGCGCTTCGTCTCGCACGCGGCCGAACTGGCGGCGGCCATCATCATTGCGGTGGCCGTCGCCGAGGCGCTGTGGCGCTCGCTGCTGGTCTTCGCCCGTCGTGACCGCGACGACGACGAGCGCAAAGAAAGCCTGCGCCTGGGCCTGGGCCGCTGGCTGGCGGTGTCGCTGGAATTCCTGCTCGCCGCCGATATCCTGCTCACGGCCATCGCGCCGTCGTGGGAGGACATCGGCAAGCTGGGAGCCATCGCCCTGATCCGCACTGCCCTGAACTATTTCCTACAGAAGGAGACCGAGGCGCAGGCGGGGCGACTCGACCGGCAGAAATAA
- a CDS encoding Cof-type HAD-IIB family hydrolase encodes MLGLICVDVDGTLVGTGNVVRDDVWAALADARAQGVRVALCSGRPAIGNALDYARRLDPDGWHVFQNGASVVNAETGKSLSEAFPEDALPRLIAHAHAMDRLLEIYTDTEFAVTKPGDYARRHATLLGVPYTPRAPESLQGTRVRVQWVVPRAQEAEVVGEPHEGLDLHPSGSPVMQDVMFISATRAGVSKGSAVTRIAGQYGIPLERVMMVGDGENDVSAMRVVGHPVAMGNGEPPALAAARYTVAHVDDGGLREAVELAMRL; translated from the coding sequence ATGTTGGGACTCATTTGTGTAGATGTAGACGGAACGCTGGTCGGCACCGGCAACGTGGTGCGGGACGACGTGTGGGCGGCGCTGGCGGACGCGCGCGCCCAGGGGGTACGCGTCGCGCTGTGCAGCGGCCGCCCGGCCATCGGCAACGCCCTGGACTACGCCCGGCGCCTGGACCCCGATGGCTGGCACGTCTTCCAGAACGGGGCGAGCGTGGTCAACGCCGAGACGGGCAAGAGCCTCTCGGAAGCGTTCCCGGAGGACGCCCTACCCCGCCTGATCGCCCACGCCCACGCCATGGACCGCCTGCTGGAGATCTATACCGATACCGAATTCGCCGTCACCAAGCCCGGCGACTACGCTCGGCGTCACGCCACGCTGCTGGGCGTGCCCTACACGCCGCGCGCGCCCGAGTCGCTGCAGGGCACGCGGGTCCGGGTGCAGTGGGTCGTGCCGCGCGCACAGGAGGCCGAGGTGGTGGGCGAGCCGCACGAAGGCCTGGACCTGCACCCGTCGGGCAGCCCGGTCATGCAGGACGTGATGTTCATCAGCGCGACCCGCGCCGGGGTCAGCAAGGGCAGCGCCGTGACCCGCATCGCCGGGCAGTACGGCATTCCACTGGAGCGCGTGATGATGGTGGGCGACGGCGAGAACGACGTGTCGGCCATGCGCGTGGTCGGGCACCCGGTGGCGATGGGCAACGGCGAACCCCCCGCCCTGGCCGCCGCCCGCTACACGGTTGCCCACGTGGACGACGGCGGCCTGCGCGAAGCCGTCGAACTGGCGATGCGCCTCTGA
- a CDS encoding PhzF family phenazine biosynthesis isomerase, translating to MTLYSEVSAFTRTPGHGNRAGVVLDAAGLSEGEMQRLAAFVGAPETVFVTRMDGELVRVRYFTPTQEVAFCGHATVALGLLLAQEGHWAGEALALDTLMGRVPLRLLCEAGVPWQVWMEQPRHESRPVERERRAELAAALGLDSRMIHRGLPLAAASTGLWSVFVPLLDSALLDALEPDLEAIAQLSRHLGVDSVYAYAPLGVSRFAARDFAPVLGIPEDPVTGSAGGALLGLLAAQGRLPLRSGRACGVIYQGHALGTPGEVEVEVEVRGDQVVAVHVGGCATVERQGVWPRR from the coding sequence ATGACCCTATACAGCGAGGTCAGCGCCTTCACCCGCACGCCGGGCCACGGCAACCGGGCGGGCGTGGTTCTGGACGCCGCAGGGCTCTCCGAAGGCGAGATGCAGCGTCTCGCCGCCTTCGTCGGCGCTCCCGAAACGGTCTTCGTGACCCGTATGGATGGAGAACTGGTGCGGGTGCGGTACTTCACGCCCACGCAGGAGGTGGCGTTCTGCGGCCACGCGACCGTGGCGCTGGGGCTGCTGCTGGCGCAGGAAGGCCACTGGGCCGGCGAGGCGCTGGCGCTGGACACCCTGATGGGCCGGGTGCCGCTGCGACTGCTGTGCGAGGCGGGCGTGCCCTGGCAGGTCTGGATGGAGCAGCCGCGCCACGAGTCCCGCCCGGTAGAACGCGAACGGCGCGCCGAGCTGGCCGCCGCCCTGGGCCTCGACTCGCGCATGATTCACCGGGGCCTGCCGCTGGCCGCCGCGAGCACGGGGCTGTGGAGCGTGTTCGTCCCGCTGCTCGACAGCGCCCTGCTCGACGCCCTGGAGCCGGACCTGGAAGCCATTGCGCAGCTCAGCCGCCACCTGGGCGTGGACAGCGTGTACGCCTACGCACCGCTCGGGGTCTCCCGGTTCGCCGCGCGCGACTTCGCCCCGGTGCTGGGCATTCCCGAAGACCCCGTGACCGGCAGTGCGGGCGGCGCCCTGCTGGGCCTGTTGGCCGCGCAGGGCCGCCTGCCGCTGCGCTCGGGCCGGGCCTGCGGCGTCATCTACCAGGGGCACGCGCTGGGCACCCCCGGCGAGGTTGAGGTGGAGGTCGAGGTACGCGGCGATCAAGTCGTGGCCGTCCATGTCGGCGGCTGCGCCACGGTGGAGCGCCAGGGCGTTTGGCCGCGCCGCTGA
- a CDS encoding MarR family transcriptional regulator: MRNMQDEKQEQELSFSQVAALHQLRDGEMTVTALAQCTSLSLPAASHLAERLVRRELIGRAENPDNRREKLLTLTDLGRDHLARMDTAFSDTYVALFARVSPELLAATEANLRALVRELTSGPPADAAPGPSPETP, from the coding sequence ATGCGCAACATGCAGGACGAGAAACAGGAGCAGGAACTGTCGTTCTCGCAGGTGGCGGCGCTGCACCAGCTGCGCGACGGCGAGATGACCGTGACCGCCCTGGCCCAGTGCACCAGCCTGAGCCTGCCGGCCGCGAGCCACCTGGCTGAGCGCCTCGTGCGCCGGGAACTGATCGGGCGGGCCGAGAACCCGGACAACCGCCGCGAGAAGCTCCTGACCCTGACCGACCTGGGCCGCGATCACCTCGCGCGGATGGACACCGCCTTCAGCGATACCTATGTCGCCCTGTTCGCCCGCGTCAGCCCCGAACTGCTGGCGGCCACCGAGGCCAACCTGCGCGCCCTGGTCCGTGAGCTCACGTCCGGGCCGCCCGCTGACGCGGCTCCGGGCCCTTCTCCAGAGACGCCCTGA
- the gnd gene encoding decarboxylating NADP(+)-dependent phosphogluconate dehydrogenase, translating to MTQTVADPVPTLTPVADIGVIGLAVMGENLILNMASRGFTVAAFNRTVSRVTGFTAGRASGKTVVGAESLEGFVGLLKRPRKVMLMVKAGAPVDEFIAHLRPLLEPGDIIIDGGNSHPADSTRRTRELDKDGLLFVGTGVSGGEEGALTGPSIMPGGNPAAWEAVRPIFQGIAARVADGTPCCDWVGPEGAGHFVKMVHNGIEYADMQMIAESYHLLRAQGGLSAQETAQVFAEWNRGELNSYLIEITADILTKTDDRTGEPLVDQILDAAGQKGTGKWTSVAALDAGSPAATITEAVYARAMSALKEERVAASAELRGPAAVPVPDRVAFVEEVRRALYASKIAAYAQGFQLLRLAAADAGWTLDFGAIAMMWRGGCIIRAQFLDRIKEAYAADPALPNLLLAPYFREAVGEHQEAWRRVVASAALGGVPVPAFASALAYYDGYRTARLPANLIQAQRDYFGAHTYERVDGPRGEFHHTNWTGRGGDTASTTYNA from the coding sequence ATGACGCAGACCGTGGCCGACCCTGTCCCGACCCTCACTCCTGTAGCCGATATCGGCGTGATCGGGCTGGCGGTCATGGGCGAGAACTTGATCCTGAACATGGCGAGCCGGGGCTTTACGGTCGCGGCCTTCAACCGCACGGTGAGCCGCGTGACTGGCTTCACGGCAGGCCGGGCCAGCGGCAAGACCGTCGTGGGGGCCGAGTCGCTGGAGGGTTTCGTGGGGCTCCTCAAGCGGCCGCGCAAGGTCATGCTGATGGTCAAGGCGGGCGCGCCGGTCGACGAATTCATCGCGCACCTGCGGCCCCTGCTGGAGCCGGGCGACATCATCATCGACGGGGGCAACAGCCACCCGGCCGACTCGACGCGCCGCACGCGTGAGCTGGACAAGGACGGGCTGCTGTTCGTCGGTACCGGAGTCAGTGGCGGCGAGGAAGGCGCCCTGACCGGTCCCAGTATCATGCCCGGCGGCAACCCGGCGGCGTGGGAGGCGGTGCGCCCCATCTTTCAGGGCATCGCGGCGCGCGTCGCAGACGGCACGCCCTGCTGCGACTGGGTGGGGCCGGAGGGCGCCGGGCATTTCGTGAAGATGGTGCACAACGGCATCGAGTACGCCGACATGCAGATGATCGCCGAGAGCTACCACCTCCTGCGCGCTCAGGGTGGCCTGAGCGCGCAGGAGACGGCGCAGGTCTTCGCCGAGTGGAACCGGGGCGAGCTGAACTCGTACCTCATCGAGATCACGGCCGACATCCTGACCAAGACCGACGACCGGACCGGCGAGCCGTTGGTGGACCAGATTCTGGACGCCGCGGGCCAGAAGGGCACCGGCAAGTGGACCAGCGTGGCCGCCCTGGACGCCGGCAGTCCCGCCGCGACGATCACCGAGGCGGTGTACGCCCGCGCCATGAGCGCCCTGAAGGAAGAACGGGTGGCCGCGAGCGCCGAGCTGCGCGGTCCGGCCGCCGTGCCCGTCCCTGACCGCGTGGCCTTCGTGGAGGAGGTGCGCCGGGCGCTGTACGCCTCCAAGATCGCGGCGTATGCCCAGGGCTTCCAGCTTCTGCGGCTCGCGGCGGCCGACGCCGGCTGGACGCTGGACTTCGGGGCCATCGCCATGATGTGGCGCGGCGGGTGCATCATCCGGGCACAGTTCCTCGACCGCATCAAGGAGGCCTATGCCGCCGACCCCGCGTTGCCCAACCTGCTGCTCGCGCCCTACTTCCGCGAGGCGGTGGGCGAGCACCAGGAGGCGTGGCGCCGGGTTGTCGCGTCGGCGGCCCTGGGCGGCGTGCCGGTGCCGGCCTTCGCCAGCGCCCTGGCCTACTATGACGGCTACCGCACGGCCCGCCTCCCCGCCAACCTCATCCAGGCGCAGCGCGACTACTTCGGCGCGCATACCTATGAGCGGGTGGACGGCCCGCGCGGCGAGTTCCACCACACCAACTGGACCGGGCGCGGCGGCGATACGGCCAGCACGACCTACAACGCCTGA
- a CDS encoding cupin domain-containing protein has product MTVPEPLNLAAAFAGFTETYAPRVAAELNGQMVKLARIQGRFVMHAHEGEDELFLVQRGELLMHFEDGPTRTVREGELLVVPRGVRHCPDAAEECWVLLFEPATTVNTGDVGGERTRDAVPLTDTAPLDERA; this is encoded by the coding sequence ATGACCGTGCCGGAGCCGCTCAATCTCGCCGCCGCCTTTGCCGGCTTCACCGAAACCTACGCGCCGCGCGTCGCGGCCGAACTCAATGGGCAGATGGTCAAGCTCGCCCGAATTCAGGGCCGTTTCGTGATGCACGCGCACGAGGGCGAAGACGAACTGTTTCTCGTGCAGCGCGGCGAACTCCTGATGCACTTCGAGGACGGCCCGACCCGCACCGTGCGCGAGGGCGAGCTGCTGGTGGTGCCGCGCGGCGTGCGCCACTGCCCCGACGCCGCCGAGGAGTGCTGGGTGCTGCTGTTCGAGCCGGCAACGACCGTGAACACCGGCGACGTGGGCGGCGAGCGGACCCGCGATGCTGTCCCTCTGACAGACACCGCACCTCTGGACGAGCGCGCATGA
- a CDS encoding alanine--tRNA ligase-related protein has translation MTVALYHRPGQDGQALTFTAEVRAVGESGGTPEVMLDRTAFYPEGGGQSGDAGRLVWAGGEAAVEDTRKDKASSEVWHRLAPGAALPLPGTTVGGEVDAARRARHMQRHSGEHLLAQAFARVNPAFEVAAVSMTGPECHLDLRGDPTEADVRAAEALLRVTLGRDDLTLETPVVDEADLDRYPLRRETKVRGQVRLVIFRDAAGDFFDVSACGGTHVPRAAQVAPVAVLRTERIKSGLTRVTFMAGEEAAEYLSGVYRGTRALAQSLSVPVDRVGERVGALGAELLTLRAEAESLRAALAGALVAAQPAETLGTLSVRALTLPDAALLAPALAAVPAGEVLLVLAPGGRCGVASATPAVRAGEVLRAALAVTGGRGGGRAELAQGSTEAPEAFFGAVRDALA, from the coding sequence ATGACCGTGGCCCTGTACCACCGGCCGGGCCAGGACGGGCAGGCCCTGACCTTCACCGCCGAGGTGCGGGCAGTGGGGGAGAGTGGGGGCACGCCCGAGGTCATGCTCGACCGTACGGCCTTCTACCCCGAGGGCGGCGGCCAGAGCGGCGACGCGGGGCGGCTGGTGTGGGCGGGCGGCGAGGCGGCCGTCGAGGACACCCGTAAGGACAAGGCCAGCAGCGAGGTGTGGCACCGCCTCGCGCCCGGCGCGGCCCTGCCCCTGCCCGGCACGACCGTGGGCGGTGAGGTGGACGCCGCGCGGCGTGCCCGCCACATGCAGCGCCACAGCGGCGAGCACCTGCTGGCCCAGGCCTTCGCGCGGGTGAACCCCGCCTTCGAGGTGGCAGCTGTGAGCATGACCGGCCCCGAGTGTCACCTCGACCTGCGCGGCGACCCAACCGAGGCTGACGTGCGCGCCGCCGAGGCTCTGCTGCGCGTGACCCTGGGCCGGGACGACCTGACGCTGGAGACGCCTGTCGTGGACGAGGCCGACTTGGACCGCTACCCGCTGCGCCGCGAGACCAAGGTGCGCGGGCAGGTGCGGCTGGTGATCTTCCGGGACGCGGCGGGCGACTTCTTCGACGTGAGCGCCTGCGGGGGAACCCATGTGCCGCGCGCGGCGCAGGTCGCCCCGGTCGCCGTGCTGCGCACCGAACGCATCAAGAGTGGCCTGACCCGCGTGACCTTCATGGCGGGCGAGGAGGCGGCCGAGTACCTGAGCGGCGTGTACCGGGGGACGCGCGCGCTGGCCCAGAGCCTCAGTGTGCCGGTCGACCGGGTGGGTGAGCGGGTCGGCGCCCTGGGAGCCGAGCTGCTCACCCTGCGCGCCGAGGCCGAGAGCCTGCGGGCCGCGCTCGCCGGGGCGCTGGTGGCGGCCCAGCCCGCCGAGACGCTGGGCACACTGAGTGTGCGCGCCCTGACGCTCCCCGACGCCGCGCTGCTCGCTCCCGCGCTCGCGGCGGTTCCGGCCGGCGAGGTGCTGCTGGTCCTGGCGCCGGGCGGGCGCTGCGGCGTCGCCTCGGCCACTCCGGCGGTGCGGGCGGGTGAGGTGCTGCGCGCGGCCCTGGCCGTGACAGGCGGCCGGGGCGGCGGCCGCGCCGAACTGGCCCAGGGGAGCACTGAGGCGCCCGAGGCGTTTTTTGGCGCGGTGCGGGACGCCCTGGCCTGA